From Curtobacterium sp. SGAir0471, the proteins below share one genomic window:
- the hemB gene encoding porphobilinogen synthase — protein sequence MTGRFPQVRPRRLRATPAMRRLVAETRIHPAELVLPMFIREGATDAIDISSMPGVQQHSLDSFRRALNEAAEQGVGGVNLFGVPTSKDAEGSGATDPDGILNVAIRVAKEEVGDALVVQSDLCLDEFTDHGHCGVLAADGSVDNDATLLRYRDMAVAQAEAGAELVCMSGMMDGQIAAARDALDTAGHGGTALLAYSAKYASAFYGPFREAVASTLQGDRRTYQIDAADGRQGLREVLLDIEEGADIVMVKPAMSYLDVLARTADVSEVPVWAYQISGEYAMITAAAQNGWIDRDAAAMEALVGIKRAGADAILTYFAVDIARKLNQEAGLRTSGSTAAVSGVATTGKAPE from the coding sequence GTGACCGGACGCTTCCCCCAGGTCCGCCCCCGTCGGCTGCGCGCCACCCCAGCCATGCGACGCCTCGTCGCCGAGACGCGGATCCACCCCGCCGAGCTCGTGCTGCCGATGTTCATCCGCGAGGGCGCCACCGACGCGATCGACATCTCGAGCATGCCGGGCGTGCAGCAGCACTCGCTCGACTCCTTCCGCCGTGCCCTGAACGAGGCGGCGGAGCAGGGCGTCGGCGGTGTGAACCTGTTCGGCGTCCCGACGTCGAAGGACGCCGAGGGGTCCGGCGCGACCGACCCGGACGGCATCCTCAACGTCGCGATCCGCGTCGCGAAGGAAGAGGTGGGCGACGCGCTCGTCGTGCAGTCCGACCTGTGCCTGGACGAGTTCACCGACCACGGCCACTGCGGTGTGCTCGCTGCCGACGGTTCCGTGGACAACGACGCCACGCTCCTGCGCTACCGCGACATGGCGGTCGCCCAGGCCGAGGCCGGCGCAGAGCTGGTCTGCATGAGCGGCATGATGGACGGCCAGATCGCCGCTGCCCGCGACGCGCTCGACACCGCCGGGCACGGCGGTACCGCACTGCTGGCGTACTCGGCGAAGTACGCGTCGGCGTTCTACGGCCCCTTCCGCGAGGCCGTCGCCTCGACGCTGCAGGGCGACCGGCGGACGTACCAGATCGACGCCGCGGACGGCCGTCAGGGGCTGCGCGAGGTGCTGCTCGACATCGAGGAGGGCGCCGACATCGTCATGGTGAAGCCAGCGATGAGCTACCTCGACGTCCTCGCCCGCACCGCCGACGTCTCCGAGGTCCCCGTCTGGGCCTACCAGATCTCCGGCGAGTACGCGATGATCACGGCCGCCGCCCAGAACGGCTGGATCGACCGCGACGCCGCCGCGATGGAGGCCCTCGTCGGCATCAAGCGTGCCGGTGCGGACGCGATCCTGACCTACTTCGCGGTCGACATCGCGAGGAAGCTCAACCAGGAGGCCGGCCTGCGCACGTCCGGCAGCACCGCGGCGGTGTCCGGCGTCGCCACGACCGGGAAGGCACCCGAATGA
- the hemL gene encoding glutamate-1-semialdehyde 2,1-aminomutase, with the protein MTTTTLPVSNDELFGRAKDSIPGGVNSPVRAYGSVGGTPRFLTSASGPYVTDAEGRQYVDLVASWGPAILGHAHPGTVEAVQQAASRGLSFGASTPGETELAELVKERVQVGGDGPIEKLRMVSTGTEATMTAIRLARGYTGRDLLVKFAGHYHGHSDSLLAEAGSGVATLALPGSAGITAETAAQTLVLPYNDLDAVRAAFDEHSERIAAVIVESAAANMGVLAPEPGFNRALAEITTAQGALLIVDEVLTGFRVGPAGWWGLEAAGTVPEGTGWKPDLVTFGKVIGGGMPLAALGGRREVMDFLAPLGPVYQAGTLSGNPLAVAAGTATLRAATPDVYAHLDRTAATIADATSAALSAEGVAHTVQHAGNLFSFAFVEQAPRNYDDVRAQEAFRYAPFFHSMLDQGVTLPPSVFEAWFVTAAHDDEAVGRVLDALPAAARAAAAATA; encoded by the coding sequence ATGACCACCACCACGCTCCCCGTCTCGAACGACGAACTGTTCGGCCGCGCGAAGGACAGCATCCCCGGCGGCGTGAACTCGCCCGTCCGCGCGTACGGCTCCGTCGGCGGCACACCGCGCTTCCTGACGTCCGCCTCCGGGCCCTACGTGACCGACGCCGAGGGCCGGCAGTACGTCGACCTCGTCGCCTCCTGGGGTCCCGCGATCCTCGGGCACGCGCACCCGGGCACGGTCGAGGCCGTGCAGCAGGCAGCGTCGCGCGGCCTGTCGTTCGGGGCCTCCACCCCGGGCGAGACAGAGCTCGCCGAGCTCGTCAAGGAGCGCGTGCAGGTCGGCGGCGACGGCCCGATCGAGAAGCTCCGCATGGTGTCCACCGGCACCGAGGCCACGATGACCGCCATCCGCCTGGCTCGCGGGTACACCGGCCGCGACCTGCTCGTGAAGTTCGCCGGGCACTACCACGGTCACTCCGACTCGCTGCTCGCGGAGGCCGGCTCGGGCGTCGCGACGCTCGCACTGCCGGGCAGCGCGGGCATCACCGCCGAGACCGCCGCGCAGACCCTGGTGCTGCCGTACAACGACCTCGACGCCGTCCGCGCCGCGTTCGACGAGCACTCCGAGCGCATCGCCGCCGTGATCGTCGAGTCCGCCGCCGCGAACATGGGCGTGCTCGCCCCGGAGCCCGGGTTCAACCGTGCGCTCGCCGAGATCACGACGGCCCAGGGCGCGCTGCTCATCGTCGACGAGGTCCTCACCGGCTTCCGCGTCGGCCCGGCCGGGTGGTGGGGCCTCGAAGCAGCCGGAACCGTCCCCGAGGGCACCGGCTGGAAGCCCGACCTCGTCACGTTCGGCAAGGTCATCGGCGGCGGCATGCCCCTCGCCGCACTCGGCGGTCGACGCGAGGTCATGGACTTCCTCGCCCCGCTCGGCCCCGTCTACCAGGCGGGCACGCTGTCCGGGAACCCGCTCGCGGTCGCCGCGGGCACCGCGACGCTCCGAGCCGCGACGCCGGACGTGTACGCGCACCTGGACCGCACCGCTGCGACGATCGCGGACGCCACGAGCGCCGCGCTGTCGGCCGAGGGCGTCGCGCACACCGTGCAGCACGCCGGGAACCTGTTCTCGTTCGCGTTCGTCGAGCAGGCACCGCGGAACTACGACGACGTGCGCGCGCAGGAGGCCTTCCGCTACGCGCCGTTCTTCCACAGCATGCTCGACCAGGGCGTGACCCTGCCGCCGAGCGTGTTCGAGGCGTGGTTCGTCACGGCCGCGCACGACGACGAGGCCGTCGGGCGCGTGCTCGACGCCCTGCCGGCGGCAGCGCGGGCAGCGGCGGCCGCCACGGCGTAG
- a CDS encoding ABC transporter ATP-binding protein: MTDVLLRAEALRVTRSGRDLLHDVSLTVRSGEHWALLGPNGAGKSTLLAVLGANGHPTAGTVELLGRRLGRVDVRELREHIGHVDPRHRMLSPLTVTETVLTGLTGTTDLMMRWEPTSEQLETARRHVADVGLEARADARWPVLSQGERGRTLIARALMSEPRLLLLDEPATGLDVAAREHLLETVDALRQRHPDLGSVMVTHHLEDLPASTSHAMLLRDGAVVAQGPADRVVTSDAVSHAFTFPLAIERTGGRWHARRAR, from the coding sequence GTGACCGACGTCCTGCTCCGCGCCGAAGCCCTCCGTGTGACCCGCTCCGGGCGGGACCTGCTGCACGACGTGTCGCTGACGGTGCGCAGCGGGGAGCACTGGGCGCTGCTCGGGCCGAACGGTGCCGGCAAGTCGACGCTGCTCGCCGTCCTCGGCGCGAACGGGCACCCCACCGCGGGCACCGTCGAGCTGCTCGGCCGACGACTCGGGCGGGTGGACGTCCGGGAGCTCCGCGAGCACATCGGGCACGTCGATCCGCGGCACCGGATGCTGTCGCCGCTGACCGTCACCGAGACCGTGCTGACCGGGCTCACCGGGACGACCGACCTCATGATGCGGTGGGAGCCGACGTCGGAGCAGCTCGAGACCGCCAGGCGGCACGTCGCGGACGTCGGCCTCGAGGCACGTGCCGACGCCCGCTGGCCCGTGCTGTCCCAGGGCGAGCGGGGTCGGACCCTCATCGCCCGGGCGCTCATGAGCGAACCGCGCCTGCTGCTGCTCGACGAACCGGCGACCGGGCTCGACGTCGCCGCGCGCGAGCACCTGCTCGAGACCGTCGACGCCCTGCGGCAGCGTCACCCGGACCTCGGCAGCGTGATGGTGACGCACCACCTCGAGGACCTGCCGGCGTCGACCTCGCACGCGATGCTGCTGCGCGACGGCGCCGTGGTCGCCCAGGGCCCTGCCGACCGGGTCGTCACGTCCGATGCGGTGTCGCACGCCTTCACGTTCCCGCTGGCCATCGAGCGGACCGGGGGCCGCTGGCACGCACGCCGCGCGCGGTAG
- a CDS encoding GntR family transcriptional regulator codes for MPVPKSSVESSPRKLLRDVVLEKMLAAIQDGTLQAGERLNDDELVAWLGVSRTPIREAIAKLVDYGLVEMEANRYTRVASPTREQYDDAFQLLFGFAELAARWAVPNLDDAALKQLGKLLDQARKHADAEDRALNDDVDALIAFLVAHSGNELLVKTAEGIVNRAKFVRIGQPEFVFWDVKHGLDSFRAAAKGRDGEAAGAVIRSMSRAMAEHLTEMRAAHATADATADA; via the coding sequence ATGCCGGTACCCAAGTCGTCGGTCGAGTCGTCACCCCGGAAGCTCCTGCGCGACGTCGTGCTCGAGAAGATGCTCGCTGCGATCCAGGACGGCACGCTGCAGGCCGGCGAACGGCTCAACGACGACGAGCTCGTCGCGTGGCTCGGCGTCAGTCGCACGCCGATCCGCGAGGCCATCGCGAAGCTCGTCGACTACGGCCTCGTCGAGATGGAGGCGAACCGGTACACCCGCGTCGCCTCCCCCACGCGTGAGCAGTACGACGACGCGTTCCAGCTGCTCTTCGGCTTCGCCGAGCTCGCCGCCCGCTGGGCCGTGCCGAACCTCGACGACGCCGCGCTCAAGCAGCTCGGCAAGCTCCTCGACCAGGCCCGCAAGCACGCCGACGCCGAGGACCGCGCCCTGAACGACGACGTCGACGCGCTCATCGCGTTCCTCGTCGCGCACTCGGGCAACGAGCTGCTGGTGAAGACCGCCGAGGGCATCGTCAACCGCGCGAAGTTCGTCCGCATCGGGCAGCCGGAGTTCGTGTTCTGGGACGTCAAGCACGGGCTCGACTCGTTCCGCGCAGCCGCGAAGGGCCGCGACGGCGAGGCCGCCGGTGCCGTGATCCGCAGCATGTCCCGGGCGATGGCGGAACACCTGACGGAGATGCGCGCCGCGCACGCGACCGCCGACGCGACCGCGGACGCCTGA
- a CDS encoding MDR family oxidoreductase — MTRAVLVSRSAPPAITQVDLPDPAEGEALVDVTYSSVNYKDGLALAGNPGVARVDPLVPGIDVVGTVSALGPGVHDVAIGDRVVCNGAGLGETRHGGWAEHAVVPSGSLVVLPDTVEDSFAAAIGTAGFTAMLSVLALERSVSPDDGPVLVTGASGGVGTVAIALLAARGYRVTASTGRRSNEASLRALGASDVVDRATIAELGKPLQRATWAGAVDSVGGATLANVLAATKWGGAVTACGLAQDSALPTSVMPFILRAVSLLGINSVEAPLPLRQRAWERLATDLDPALLADVTRTVDLEHAIAVGAEVVAGRVHGRTVVDLRH; from the coding sequence ATGACGCGCGCAGTCCTCGTCTCCCGTTCCGCCCCGCCCGCGATCACGCAGGTCGACCTCCCCGACCCCGCCGAGGGCGAGGCCCTCGTCGACGTCACGTACTCGAGCGTCAACTACAAGGACGGGCTCGCCCTGGCGGGCAACCCCGGCGTCGCCCGGGTCGACCCGCTCGTCCCGGGCATCGACGTCGTCGGCACGGTGTCGGCGCTCGGTCCGGGGGTGCACGACGTCGCGATCGGCGACCGGGTGGTGTGCAACGGCGCCGGCCTCGGCGAGACGCGGCACGGCGGGTGGGCGGAGCACGCGGTGGTGCCGAGCGGGTCCCTCGTCGTGCTGCCCGACACCGTCGAGGACTCCTTTGCCGCGGCGATCGGCACCGCCGGGTTCACCGCGATGCTGTCCGTGCTCGCCCTCGAGCGCTCGGTCTCCCCCGACGACGGTCCCGTGCTCGTGACGGGGGCGTCCGGCGGCGTCGGAACGGTGGCCATCGCCCTGCTCGCCGCCCGCGGGTACCGTGTGACCGCCTCGACCGGTCGGCGGTCGAACGAGGCGTCGCTCCGGGCCCTCGGCGCGTCGGACGTGGTCGACCGTGCGACGATCGCCGAGCTCGGCAAGCCGCTGCAGCGCGCGACCTGGGCCGGCGCGGTCGACAGCGTCGGCGGCGCGACCCTGGCGAACGTGCTCGCCGCGACGAAGTGGGGCGGCGCGGTCACGGCGTGCGGGCTCGCGCAGGACTCCGCGCTGCCGACGTCGGTGATGCCGTTCATCCTCCGCGCGGTGTCGCTGCTCGGCATCAACTCGGTCGAGGCTCCCCTGCCGCTGCGCCAGCGGGCGTGGGAGCGGCTCGCCACCGACCTCGACCCGGCGCTGCTCGCCGACGTCACGCGCACGGTCGACCTCGAGCACGCGATCGCGGTCGGCGCCGAGGTGGTGGCCGGTCGCGTGCACGGCCGGACGGTGGTCGACCTGCGACACTGA
- a CDS encoding 6-phosphofructokinase: protein MRIGILTSGGDCPGLNAVIRGIVLKGIAIHGHEFVGFRDGWRGVVDGDIVPLGRKDIQGIAKQGGTILGTSRTNPFEGPNGGVENITRTLERHGIDAIVAIGGEGTLAAAKRLTDAGLKIVGVPKTVDNDLGATDYTFGFDTAVAIATEAMDRLRTTGESHSRCMVAEVMGRHVGWIALHSGMAAGAHAILIPEQKTSMEQIAAWVRAAYDRGRAPLVVVAEGFVPDHEDNAHTERGLDAFGRPRLGGIGERLAPMIEEMTGIETRATTLGHIQRGGTPTAYDRVLSTRLGLAAIDSVVEGRWGRMVALQGTEIVHVSFEDALGELKTVPQARYDEAAIMFG from the coding sequence GTGCGCATCGGCATCCTCACCTCCGGAGGCGACTGCCCCGGCCTCAACGCGGTCATCCGCGGCATCGTGCTCAAGGGCATCGCGATCCACGGACACGAGTTCGTCGGGTTCCGCGACGGCTGGCGGGGCGTCGTCGACGGGGACATCGTGCCCCTCGGCCGCAAGGACATCCAGGGCATCGCCAAGCAGGGCGGCACGATCCTCGGCACGAGCCGCACCAACCCCTTCGAGGGGCCGAACGGCGGCGTCGAGAACATCACGAGGACGCTGGAGCGGCACGGCATCGACGCCATCGTCGCGATCGGTGGCGAGGGCACCCTGGCCGCCGCGAAGCGCCTGACCGACGCGGGCCTGAAGATCGTCGGCGTGCCCAAGACCGTCGACAACGACCTGGGCGCCACCGACTACACGTTCGGCTTCGACACCGCGGTGGCCATCGCGACCGAGGCCATGGACCGACTCCGCACCACCGGGGAGTCCCACTCGCGCTGCATGGTGGCCGAGGTCATGGGCCGGCACGTGGGCTGGATCGCACTGCACTCCGGGATGGCCGCCGGTGCGCACGCGATCCTCATCCCCGAGCAGAAGACGAGCATGGAGCAGATCGCGGCGTGGGTGCGTGCCGCCTACGACCGCGGCCGGGCACCGCTCGTGGTCGTCGCCGAGGGCTTCGTCCCGGACCACGAGGACAACGCGCACACCGAGCGCGGGCTCGACGCCTTCGGGCGTCCGCGGCTGGGCGGGATCGGGGAGCGCCTCGCGCCGATGATCGAGGAGATGACGGGCATCGAGACGCGCGCCACGACCCTCGGGCACATCCAGCGCGGCGGGACGCCGACCGCGTACGACCGGGTGCTGTCGACGCGGCTCGGGCTCGCGGCGATCGACTCCGTCGTCGAGGGGCGCTGGGGACGGATGGTCGCGCTGCAGGGCACGGAGATCGTGCACGTGTCGTTCGAGGACGCCCTGGGCGAGCTGAAGACGGTGCCGCAGGCGCGGTACGACGAGGCCGCCATCATGTTCGGCTGA
- a CDS encoding DNA-3-methyladenine glycosylase family protein, with product MDTVYRPGGAVDVRATLRPLQRGSGDPAFQVVGSDTWLALRTPAGAASVLVRRAGSDTIAVSAWGDGAAWAVTHAPDLLGRGDDWSELDVSAHAFLAEARHRQPGLRLLRTNTVVAMLVPAIMEQKVTSRQAWRAWRYLLRRFGEPAPGPAPVEMFVPPAPEQWARIPSWEWHKAGIEPGRSATVMRAVRVAPALERTLALGRGGAVVSQRLQSVPGIGQWTAAETAQRAHGDPDAPSVGDYHVPALVGWALTGGPVDDDGMLELLEPWRGHRERVVRLIGGSGFRKPAFGPRMTIQDHRWH from the coding sequence GTGGACACCGTGTACCGGCCGGGAGGCGCGGTGGACGTCCGCGCGACCCTCCGGCCCCTGCAGCGCGGCTCCGGCGACCCCGCCTTCCAGGTGGTCGGGTCCGACACGTGGCTCGCGCTGCGCACGCCGGCGGGAGCGGCCTCGGTGCTCGTCCGTCGCGCGGGCAGCGACACGATCGCGGTCTCCGCGTGGGGTGACGGCGCCGCGTGGGCGGTGACCCACGCGCCGGACCTGCTGGGGCGCGGCGACGACTGGTCCGAGCTCGACGTCAGCGCCCACGCCTTCCTGGCCGAGGCGCGACACCGCCAGCCGGGGTTGCGCCTGCTCCGGACGAACACCGTCGTCGCGATGCTCGTGCCGGCGATCATGGAGCAGAAGGTGACCTCGCGGCAGGCCTGGCGTGCATGGCGGTACCTGCTCCGGCGCTTCGGCGAACCGGCGCCCGGTCCGGCGCCCGTGGAGATGTTCGTCCCGCCGGCCCCCGAGCAGTGGGCGCGGATCCCGAGCTGGGAGTGGCACAAGGCGGGTATCGAGCCCGGCCGCTCGGCGACGGTGATGCGGGCGGTGAGGGTCGCACCGGCGCTCGAGCGGACGCTGGCGCTCGGTCGCGGTGGCGCGGTCGTGTCGCAGCGGCTGCAGTCCGTCCCGGGCATCGGGCAGTGGACCGCTGCCGAGACGGCGCAGCGTGCCCACGGGGACCCGGATGCGCCGAGCGTCGGGGACTACCACGTGCCGGCACTCGTGGGGTGGGCACTGACCGGCGGCCCGGTGGACGACGACGGCATGCTCGAACTCCTCGAACCCTGGCGCGGGCACCGCGAGCGGGTCGTCCGGCTGATCGGAGGCTCGGGCTTCCGGAAGCCGGCGTTCGGTCCGCGGATGACGATCCAGGACCACCGCTGGCACTGA
- a CDS encoding GNAT family N-acetyltransferase — translation MGNVVVVQAGDPRRERLEREGWSVTARSFGAQLEAERLDVDRLTAFISAIDPALVFRPLGAHDVDAVLALDRLTADDYPGSVATRHEQMDRDAATPTAVRRASGVFAADGSLVAMTYVEVDGADAETDFTVVHPMHRGRGIGTALKAWSVLALQREGVRRFRTGGSADNVAIRRANAALGYVQDEEWVTLTAPDSADTGT, via the coding sequence GTGGGGAACGTCGTCGTCGTGCAGGCCGGGGATCCGCGGCGGGAGCGCCTCGAACGCGAGGGGTGGTCGGTCACCGCTCGGTCGTTCGGTGCGCAACTCGAAGCCGAGCGTCTTGACGTCGACCGGCTGACCGCGTTCATTTCCGCGATCGATCCGGCACTCGTGTTCCGCCCGCTCGGAGCCCACGACGTCGACGCGGTGCTCGCCCTCGACCGACTGACGGCGGACGACTACCCGGGCAGCGTCGCGACCCGGCACGAACAGATGGACCGCGACGCGGCCACCCCCACCGCGGTCCGCCGCGCCTCCGGAGTGTTCGCTGCCGATGGGTCGCTCGTCGCGATGACCTACGTCGAGGTCGACGGAGCCGACGCCGAGACGGACTTCACCGTGGTCCACCCGATGCACCGCGGTCGGGGGATCGGCACGGCGCTCAAGGCCTGGTCGGTCCTGGCGTTGCAGCGCGAGGGTGTGCGGCGCTTCCGCACGGGAGGGTCCGCCGACAACGTCGCGATCCGGCGTGCGAACGCTGCGCTCGGGTACGTGCAGGACGAGGAGTGGGTCACGCTGACGGCTCCGGACAGCGCCGACACGGGCACGTAG
- a CDS encoding ASCH domain-containing protein → MVSATPNTIHFHRKHHEAIMSGEKVTTVRWNEDVPVGAAVFVFDEHPTASPVPGTVIAVRRYRLDALTAEQAHQPPETDMELFAQQLRENYYPDMPSDAVVEVARLAIKTSH, encoded by the coding sequence ATGGTCAGTGCCACACCCAACACGATCCACTTCCACCGCAAGCACCACGAAGCGATCATGTCCGGCGAGAAGGTCACCACCGTTCGGTGGAACGAGGACGTACCGGTGGGAGCAGCCGTGTTCGTCTTCGACGAACACCCGACCGCAAGCCCGGTCCCCGGCACTGTGATCGCCGTGCGCCGGTACCGGCTCGACGCCCTCACCGCTGAACAAGCCCACCAGCCGCCCGAGACCGACATGGAGCTCTTCGCCCAGCAGCTCCGCGAGAACTACTACCCCGACATGCCGTCCGACGCAGTTGTCGAGGTTGCTCGACTTGCAATCAAGACGTCCCACTAG
- a CDS encoding Imm8 family immunity protein, with protein sequence MKAQVRFISTNDGEDLEGVVLEDPDDVDIWITVMAGPVDGPGQESFQLRVRSPLSLTRELNQWGPLRERHMIVVAKWDPQQIRSFINRLFTEAEGRDWNEVGEKLSRLGYWEFEDYKP encoded by the coding sequence GTGAAGGCTCAGGTGAGGTTCATCTCGACGAATGACGGTGAAGACCTCGAGGGCGTTGTGCTCGAGGATCCAGACGACGTCGACATCTGGATCACCGTCATGGCCGGCCCGGTGGACGGGCCGGGACAAGAGTCTTTCCAACTGCGGGTTCGCAGCCCCCTCTCATTGACGAGGGAGCTGAACCAGTGGGGCCCGCTCCGCGAGCGCCACATGATCGTCGTGGCCAAGTGGGACCCGCAGCAGATCCGATCCTTCATCAACCGGCTCTTCACTGAGGCGGAGGGACGGGACTGGAACGAGGTCGGCGAGAAGCTCAGCCGGTTGGGGTACTGGGAGTTCGAGGACTACAAGCCCTGA